AATATGCAATTTGTTCGGTTACGGCGAAGTGGGAATCCATTCTTGGGGGAGTACTATCAAGCGGGAATTGGAAGAAGAGGTCAAAGCCGATAATTTTGTTACCGCGTCCATAACCGCAAAGGAAGAAATATGGCCGGCTTTTAAAAAAATTCTGGAAAAAGATACAACAGGAGAAGACGGCAATGACTGAATATGAATATACTATGACCGACCTTGCCTTCTGGAATGAAAAAATCGAAAAGCTTACTGATGAAATCGGTCTCAACTGCTATGAACAACATTTTGAAATTTGCAGTTATGAAGATATGCTGTGTTATGAAGCTTATACAGGCATGCCGTCTCACTATCATCACTGGAGTTTTGGCAAAGCTTACGAGCGGCAGAAGACTTTCTATCAGTATAACCTTACCGGTTTGCCGTATGAAATGGTGATCAATTCTGACCCGTGCATCGCCTATCTCATGCGGGATAATACCCTGCTGCTCCAGATCCTGACCATGGCCCACGTATACGGCCATAACGACTTTTTCAGAAACAACCGGCTGTTTAAGCAAAATACACGGGCGGAACTGACTATTGAACTGTTCAAGGCCCATGCTAACCGGGTACGTGACTATATTCAAAATCCCGGCATCGGGCCGGAAAAAGTGGAACGAATTTTGGACGGGGCCCATGCGCTTAAGTTTCAGATTACCAGGACAAAACCGGAAAAACCCAGGAATCGGGCCGAACTGGAAGAAGACAGGGATGCTGCCATACCGGAGCGGTTCAAAAACGACTTGTTAGGCTTTTTGGCCGAACGGGGACGGTTGAGCGAATGGGAACGGGACCTTATTCACATTGTGCGGGACGAGGCGCTGTACTTTATTCCTCAGATTGAAACCAAGATTATGAATGAAGGCTGGGCCAGCTACTGGCATTATCAAATACTTAAAAATCTTGAATTGCCGCAGGGGCTCTATCTGGAATTCATCCAGCGCCACAATTTGGTAATACGTCCCCATCAAGGTCGAGTAAACCCATATTTTGTGGGTTTTAAAGTGTTTGAGTATCTGGACAAAACCGGTGGCAGAGAAAAAATCATGGCGATTCGGGCTGAAGAGAGGGATCAGTCCTTCTTACGGCGTTATCTGACCCGGGAACTGTGTGAGGAAATGCATTTATTCTCCTATGACGTGGAAGATGAATACATTGTGGTGACGGAAGTGTCGGACGAAGAAGGCTGGAAGACGGTACGCGACCAGTTGGTGAATTCCGTAGGCATGAGCGGTATGCCGGTTATCAAGCCGATGGCGGTAGAAAAAGGAACTTTAGTACTTGAACATGATTTCGACGGACGGGAACTGGAGCTCCAATATGCGCAACAAACTCTTAAGTATATTGTGGATTTATGGGGTGGAAAGGTTGTACTTCATACCAAAATCAACGGGAAAGATAAACGACTTATTTGTACTGAAAACAAAGAAATCGCCGATTTAAAATGAGCGCTCCGGCGCTCTTCTTATTTTTATATAAAAAAGTATAATGTTTAGGACGGCGCCGGACAGCCTTATTAACGCTGCGACGCTATCGCTTAACCTCCACTTATAATAAGGCTGTCCTTTGCCTGCCGGTCGCCAAAAGGACGCGTTAGCGGTTTTAAGGCGTAAAAAATTCGCTCGAACAAAAAGTATTTTATAGTTTATAATGGGAAAGAGTATTACCAATTTACAGCTTGGAGGATGGGAGACATGAATCATGCCGCCGCGCTTGGCGAGGAAAAAATAGCGAAATTGCTTTGGCGGTTTTCCGCACCGGCAATCGTCGGTATGGTAGT
This window of the Methylomusa anaerophila genome carries:
- a CDS encoding SpoVR family protein; this encodes MTEYEYTMTDLAFWNEKIEKLTDEIGLNCYEQHFEICSYEDMLCYEAYTGMPSHYHHWSFGKAYERQKTFYQYNLTGLPYEMVINSDPCIAYLMRDNTLLLQILTMAHVYGHNDFFRNNRLFKQNTRAELTIELFKAHANRVRDYIQNPGIGPEKVERILDGAHALKFQITRTKPEKPRNRAELEEDRDAAIPERFKNDLLGFLAERGRLSEWERDLIHIVRDEALYFIPQIETKIMNEGWASYWHYQILKNLELPQGLYLEFIQRHNLVIRPHQGRVNPYFVGFKVFEYLDKTGGREKIMAIRAEERDQSFLRRYLTRELCEEMHLFSYDVEDEYIVVTEVSDEEGWKTVRDQLVNSVGMSGMPVIKPMAVEKGTLVLEHDFDGRELELQYAQQTLKYIVDLWGGKVVLHTKINGKDKRLICTENKEIADLK